One Coffea arabica cultivar ET-39 chromosome 5c, Coffea Arabica ET-39 HiFi, whole genome shotgun sequence DNA window includes the following coding sequences:
- the LOC113689856 gene encoding uncharacterized protein isoform X2: MVTAHGLPRGFPYRLIYNQRSLWVKRRRRKSILRPCSVEKLLSHSTKELEPEKEHEHAVNKGEERKKDMAKARKEETKAGDSEDVLPGIPPVPSSNHPKSGVAFVLEKASLVPAYVGRTYEILNPDKHADFLRKKNMNPYDYRPDIVHEILVDILGSRLNMAGMVQAVFVKTDLGHLIKIKPHVHIPPTLGKFCAMMSQLLQKFSIKARGGGEKLMQLIDNPLVKHLPVNSRIIGLSVSSPNAVRLRDYVDDVGNDCTPVFVIGAMAHGKINSDYTDDLISGVCVRRICYELERKWRIS; encoded by the exons ATGGTTACTGCACATGGACTGCCTCGAGGTTTTCCTTATCGACTTATCTATAATCAGCGGAGTCTTTG ggTAAAAAGAAGACGGAGGAAAAGCATATTGCGTCCTTGTTCAGTGGAGAAACTTCTAAGTCATTCTACAAAAGAGCTTGAACCAGAGAAAGAACATGAACATGCTGTGAACAAAGGtgaggaaaggaagaaagacaTGGCAAAAGCCAGAAAAGAGGAGACAAAAGCTGGTGACTCTGAGGATGTACTTCCAGGGATTCCACCAGTTCCTTCGAGCAACCACCCAAAGTCTGGTGTAGCATTTGTTCTTGAAAAAGCTTCACTTGTGCCTGCTTATGTCGGAAGG ACATACGAGATATTGAATCCAGACAAGCATGCTGATTTTTTAAGAAAGAAGAACATGAATCCTTATGATTACAGACCTGATATTGTCCATGAG ATTCTCGTTGATATACTGGGCAGCCGACTTAATATGGCTGGTATGGTTCAGGCTGTGTTTGTTAAAACTGATCTAGGGCATCTTATCAAAATCAAGCCACATGTACACATACCACCGACATTGGGCAAATTTTGTGCTATGATGT CCCAGTTGTTGCAGAAGTTTAGTATCAAAGCTAGGGGTGGGGGTGAGAAACTAATGCAGTTGATTGACAACCCTTTGGTCAAGCATTTGCCTGTTAATTCTCGAATAATAG GGCTTTCTGTTAGTTCACCAAATGCTGTAAGGTTGCGGGACTATGTTGATGATGTGGGCAATGATTGCACTCCTGTATTTGTG ATTGGTGCCATGGCTCATGGGAAAATTAATAGTGACTACACAGATGATCTTATATCAG GTGTCTGTGTGAGACGTATATGCTACGAATTGGAGAGGAAATGGAGGATCTCATAA
- the LOC113689856 gene encoding uncharacterized protein isoform X1 encodes MVTAHGLPRGFPYRLIYNQRSLWVKRRRRKSILRPCSVEKLLSHSTKELEPEKEHEHAVNKGEERKKDMAKARKEETKAGDSEDVLPGIPPVPSSNHPKSGVAFVLEKASLVPAYVGRTYEILNPDKHADFLRKKNMNPYDYRPDIVHEILVDILGSRLNMAGMVQAVFVKTDLGHLIKIKPHVHIPPTLGKFCAMMSQLLQKFSIKARGGGEKLMQLIDNPLVKHLPVNSRIIGLSVSSPNAVRLRDYVDDVGNDCTPVFVIGAMAHGKINSDYTDDLISVSALPLSAGVCVRRICYELERKWRIS; translated from the exons ATGGTTACTGCACATGGACTGCCTCGAGGTTTTCCTTATCGACTTATCTATAATCAGCGGAGTCTTTG ggTAAAAAGAAGACGGAGGAAAAGCATATTGCGTCCTTGTTCAGTGGAGAAACTTCTAAGTCATTCTACAAAAGAGCTTGAACCAGAGAAAGAACATGAACATGCTGTGAACAAAGGtgaggaaaggaagaaagacaTGGCAAAAGCCAGAAAAGAGGAGACAAAAGCTGGTGACTCTGAGGATGTACTTCCAGGGATTCCACCAGTTCCTTCGAGCAACCACCCAAAGTCTGGTGTAGCATTTGTTCTTGAAAAAGCTTCACTTGTGCCTGCTTATGTCGGAAGG ACATACGAGATATTGAATCCAGACAAGCATGCTGATTTTTTAAGAAAGAAGAACATGAATCCTTATGATTACAGACCTGATATTGTCCATGAG ATTCTCGTTGATATACTGGGCAGCCGACTTAATATGGCTGGTATGGTTCAGGCTGTGTTTGTTAAAACTGATCTAGGGCATCTTATCAAAATCAAGCCACATGTACACATACCACCGACATTGGGCAAATTTTGTGCTATGATGT CCCAGTTGTTGCAGAAGTTTAGTATCAAAGCTAGGGGTGGGGGTGAGAAACTAATGCAGTTGATTGACAACCCTTTGGTCAAGCATTTGCCTGTTAATTCTCGAATAATAG GGCTTTCTGTTAGTTCACCAAATGCTGTAAGGTTGCGGGACTATGTTGATGATGTGGGCAATGATTGCACTCCTGTATTTGTG ATTGGTGCCATGGCTCATGGGAAAATTAATAGTGACTACACAGATGATCTTATATCAG TTTCTGCACTTCCTTTGAGTGCAGGTGTCTGTGTGAGACGTATATGCTACGAATTGGAGAGGAAATGGAGGATCTCATAA